In the genome of Harmonia axyridis chromosome 4, icHarAxyr1.1, whole genome shotgun sequence, the window tgttttagccctttttaagttattatgattttagttttggcaacgtcgcgcattctgggaaatcgagacgtatgtATTGTCAGATTAATTAAGAAATAAGATGTATCGGTTCatcggcggtcggaaagaatagttaaaggttgttagtataaagttttcggtatttaatataacggttttggtgtaattaacggacattttaaatatattaggattacagtccattagaaggtcagtttgcattgtataagtcccattttgttccatttcaatccttataccctgttcctttacttccttatacagtgcggtgctgtgtggaagcaggagagcagtttatattggtaagacaatttataacatcattttattggttcaaatatagggaaaatgcaacaaatCTCATATATTTTTAATGATTCCTTTATCAATTTAATTGACATAATGATTGATATACATGAACATTATTTATACTTATATTGTATGAAACTTGAACTGATTTCAATTaacttaatttttattttttgttgtttcattGCTAGCAAGGTACACACGTCAGaggattattcaaaaattaaatgtgATTGTTTCCCTTAACTTTACGTGAGGATTATAAGACAGGGGATATAATCAGACCATGCCCCCAAAAGTCCAAAGCCTTGTGTTTAACCATAAAGATACGCCctgaaattatgaaatatacTGGGCAAACACAATGTATGTCCactaaaaaattaataataggcTTCTTACATCAGAATACTCCCCACAGGCCTTCAAGGGATTCAATCAATTATTAACCAACCGAACCCAATAAATTATGTAACAGAGAAGTGTCAGCTGATGACACAACACAAAGAAAGGGGACAAACAATTTAAAACAAATTGTTTAATCGTCCAtgaatttttcttaaattcctctttgtattcacaaatgaccactgattttgataaaacaatttgacCAGTTTTAAGcgtatatttgtataatttctattggaaaaactCATATGTATTGTCgtcatctcagagtaataaacatagatagagggagcatatgttattttcaaaaagcaaaagatatgctcagtgcaattacctgaatactactggtttcggaggaggatcgattatggtatggggcggaatatctttgactgctcgcacagacctagtggtcgttgataatggagctatgaatgctgataggtatataaggagcattcttgaagagcatgtagtgccatttgccccatacattggtgaaaatttcatttttattgacgataatgccagaccccatcgtgcgcgcatcgttcaggagtaccttgaagaggttgaagtatctcgaatggaatggccagaaagaagtccagatctcaatccgattgagcaggtttgggacaaacctcaatagaaggctgagaagttcaaaaaatcatccagctactcttaataacttaggaatccaactcggagaaatctgggaaggattagatcagaacattttaagatcactcattttgagtatgaaccgtcgttgccgagctgtaattaacgcaaggggtggaaataccaagtattaaatcacttatcagcattccagtattttgaaaattgtttatttctcttcttccacataagattcggtgaaatcctgaatttttcttccatttaatgtgtcttgtttcgttcaaaaccttcctgagagaacataaaaaataagttataaagtcaatgtagagttaactttcattaaattgagattttcagaatgtgcgttaattttgtTGTGCAgtgtatatttcattcaatataaaatacattcataacgatatagtaaaattgtggatttgaaaatatatcacaatccgacaacgtaatctaaccatgttggggacatgaaaaaattgcgtatactccctctatctatgtttatttttctATGGTGCTCACATCAGCTGACAGACCAAACAGCGCTGACACTACCTAAAATTTAATCCATTTCAAGCAAACCTTAACAACTACATTCGATTTCTCCAAAACCGCCCAACCAACAAAACAAGTATTCATCTCTTTTTCTCCATCTCTCTCTATACCCTTCATCCGTAACACCTGCTTCATTTTTTTCCTGCAGAAGAGGATCAGGAATGCGACAGCAGGAAGGAGGAGAACGCTCTCGACTACGTCAGGATGGGCATAGGCGAGTTCGGGTGCGTCTTCATAATAGTCTTCATCTCCTGCATGGGCTGCATCGTAGGCTTGTCGGAGGAGACCGCTTCTCACCTGCAGAAGTGCATCGCAGGAGGTCTGTCCGTGATGACGGCCATGCAGGTAAGTATCCTCATTGTTTTAGCGGTAACGATTGACGGCAGCAGGAAGGCTAATTTATGTCGTCACGATTTGTCGATAACTGGCATCGTTGGTTTTCTGTTATGCCGTTGTTTAAGTACAGAAGAAATAGGCGGAACCGCCTGCTACGTTTTTTGCAGCAGGATTTTAATTTGATGGGATCCACGTGTACAAGTTTTTGTCTTACTTCCTTCCTATTAACTTTTGTATATCTTCAGATAGTGAAGGAGCAGATTCAATAGTATTTATATCGAGTATCAAGAACACCTGACAAAAATCTAAACGTATTGTTgttcatttcatgaaatatttgtaTGCTTTGCTATCCTAAGTCAGCCTAACTGATGATAATATTTTGCTACCATTAGGTTTTATGTTCTTCTAAGAAACATCCCATTTCGGCAGATTATTCGACAACAATACAGCTTGACGCCTGGCTACCTCATGTTTTTACAATAAGGCTAGAAAGCATTTGAGTGCTGTTCAAATAAATATAGCTATTACAGGCATGATCCAAGCATGTATGTGGGCGAAGCTCTCAATACTTCTAGTCAGAGTGTTATCTCACGTTTAGTAACCAGATACAGAAGCAGAAGGGAGCGTCATCTTGGTCACCACTGTATCACAATAGCAGCACAAGACAGATTTGTTTAACAAACACCAAAACAAATTCGCACTGTGCAACAAGCTAAGAAGACAACTATATCAAGCCCATGATTTGAGTACTTCACATAATCATTACAGGTCCACCTGCACTCTAGAAGGACTTGAAGGGTTTAACCTTTAACAAGAGGAAATCGCGCAGCTAGATTATAGAGACCTCAACAACAAGCAGATTGGAATATTGGTAATGTGTCGATTGACTTACTTTCTGGGGAGTCAAGGTTTGGACTCGATAGAGATTCAAGAATAGTTTGTTAATGTCAGGAAATGTTGCAACATATACAAGAAATTCACAGGTTCAGTGGTAGAACTGTTTGGGTATGGGgtataattttaattcatagAAGAAACGGAGCCTACGTGCAACAGATTCTTCAACATGCTGTTATTTCATATGCTGTAGCAATTAGGGAAGATTTTCTCTTCATAAGCATGACAATTCCCTTCAGCATACTACAGTCCAAACAAACAATTATCTAGACGAACAAGGAAATCAGACTTTGCTATTGCAATCCCTTGATTTCAATACGATTCAACATGCATGGGATATGATACAAAGAAGTGTTATCCATGTTTGCCatgtatgtattttattaccacACCTTTGGGCCTAATTCTGCATAAAACAGCTCTCCCCAATCTCGTTGAGCGTGCTTTAAAGATTCAATAAACGCCTGTATCATAACATATTATTTTTCCCCCTCAGATTTTTGGCCACATCTCAGGAGCCCATGCAAACCCTGCAGTGACCGTAAGCGCCTATTTTATGAACATAGTGGATGGTAGAAAAGCAGTTATTTACATAGCCTGCCAAGTTTTAGGAGGCATTACAGGTTATGCCGTTCTGTTGGTGAGTTTCGCCACATTTGAAACAGCGTTTTTTTTTAAAGCCGAATGAATGTTTCAGTTCGCCACACCCAAAGATCTCACATTGTCTGGAACACACTGTATAACTTCTCCAAACCCGAAAATAACTGTCATGCAGGtgagatattttgaaaatcttgagaatttatttttgtgaatttagtAGTCTCATTTATTACTTCTACAACCTTATCTACATACTGTTCGTGATGTTAGTTTAtggttttgaatatttattgagtgttttttcgatgttttaggCTTTTTTGGTGGAAATTGTGATAACCTTCATCTTGGTAGTTGCAATCAATTGTTGCTGGGACTACAGATGCAAGAAAAATCTAGACTCGTTCGCCATGAGAATAGGATTTGTGGTTACTGCTTGCGCTTTAGCCGCTGTAagttaaaaattttatagatataTCCCTCATTTCAGACGTATTAATTCATCTATACCAGAATAATATATTTAGAGAGTATGCTTGACTGAAATAATTTTAGGGACCATACACTGGAGCCAGTATGAACCCAGCCAGAAGTATAGGACCAGCAGTTTGGcagaaaaattatgattatttgcATGTAAGTTACCCTTGTTATACAACATCCTGCTATACACATGTTAACTCAGATAGCAATGATAAACATCAACTGGTATTGAAGTGTAGCAACTAAAACAACAACAATACTCCTAAATGCTTCCTTTATACAAAGCGTATGTCAATCACCTCGAAAACTATTACTTTCAAGGACACGCCAAGAACGCAATGCAGTTTTCCCAATAAGGTGATTGAGGAAAAAGCGCGATTGTTTCAATGAACTTGACACTACAGATGGTAAGACAGGTCTGCTAATCTTCCCAGTGTGACGAAAATAGGCATCGTTCTGTTTGTCTCGGAAATATCTGTGTAAGGAGATGACCAGATGACGACGAGGTGATTCGAGATGACTCACGTAGGAGCTATCGGCAATAGAAGACCCGGGGCCGGCAAAAAGTGGCTTTACAGGTACCCGGTGGACTCCGCAGAGTGAAAAAGTAACCTTGTAGTagaatatctcgaaaataatccaaagatTTCTATTCGAGCTGATTTTCATCTCGGAGCAAAGTAATTTTAGGGTTTGGAGATGGTCTAACAATGATTAACtcttcactcaataaatccTGAGGCCTTACCAGTGAATATTATATTGTTCGTCGACATAGTCGACTTCAAGagtgataaagggtgtttttttagagctacagaactttaaattgcaataaaacaacgatggattattcgattgacatgaattttatttatccgcaagataatcttgtggcattacattttaaatatgatttctggcatatgaccgccacggctggctcggatgtagtccaatctggacgtccaattttcgatgactttttccaacatttgtggccgtatatcggcaataacacggcgaatgttttcttccaaatggtcaagggtttgttgtttatccgcatagaccaacgactttacatagccccacagaaagtagtctagcggtgttaaatcacaaaatcttggaggccaattcacaggcccaaaacgtgaaattaggcggtcaccaaacgtgtctttcaatgaatcgattgtggcacgagctgtgtgacatgttgcgccgtcttgttggaaccacagctcctggacatcatggttgttcaattcaggaatgaaaaagttgttatcatggctctataccgaccaccattgactgtaacgttctggccatcatcgtttttgaagaagttcggaccaatgattccaccagcccataaagcgcaccaaacagtcagtttttctggatgtaacggtgtttcgacatacacttgaagattagcttcactcaaatgcggcagtttggtttgttgacgtagccattcaaccagaagtgcgcttcatcgctaaacaaaataaaatggatagtgtgcgcgatacgtattccgcacagaaccattattttcgaaataaaattgcactatttgcaagcgttgttcaggcgtgagtctattcatgatgaattgccaaaacaaactgagaataaatcacttgacaactgttaaatcggtcgccatcttgaacagtaatgccaacttaaagttatatacctcgaaaaaaaaacaccctttacctacTACTCGCTGCTAGACCTGTCAATGTCAAAAACGCCGTCCTACCAGCATCGTTAGCGCAAAGACAGATGTTAATATCAATGTCGTTGCCATTTAATGCCCAAAACGGGACAAGGATAGATCAGATTCATTAAGTGAAAACTGGAATGGACGCTCTATCATGTTGGTAACGATTAGTCAAGTTCAAATAGAGAAATGACTTGATGGAACATTAATGGACAGTAACGAAGCGTTGCTTCATTTAATTACAAGGCTCCTTAAGCGCGGTTCACAATGCCCTACACGAGAACGAAAACTTGCGAGGAACGTATTAATGAGATTTGATAAGCCCGCCTAGATTTTTTTCACGAGTGGATCGTTGAAACAACTTGAGCCGTTTACGAAATGGAAATGAATTTGGAGCATCAGTTGTATCCAAACCAGGGGTTTCTTTGTGAAACTGCAGATCCTCAACATTGAGCCAAGGGTTCAATGAATTTCATTACAATGATTAGGTATATTCCGAAACTATTTGGTCTAGGACTTTTTAATGGTGAAAAACAACGTACGAGTAGCAAtagatttttcgaatttcgagaTTCTATACAGTTAATTTCTGGAGATTTCACAAAATTGATTTATCTTTTTTGCCTTTAAAATTCATGGATCAGTAACTAATTTTTGTACTAAATTTCATTAGCTCTGAACGAATTTTCTATTTGATTTCTTGATTTTATACgttaattgtgaaaatttcggATGGAGTTAGAGAAATGTTGTtcttaaataattaataaaaaggCTTATAGTTTAATTTATTCCTTATTATTTGGAAGGAAcgtaataatttattatatttttcaaaaattcttactTAATCGAATCTTATCTTATTTTCAGATATACATCTTGGCGCCATTGATTGGAGGTGCCATTTCAGGACTTTTCTACCAACATATACTGCTCAAACCAAAAAACTAGATGGATAATTTAGTAATTTATTTCAGAAcatcttatttattaaaataatatGTATGGAGTCAAAATGTGATCTTTTCTTCAATATGAGTTGTCGACacctattttttcaatgaaaataaaatagtaaAGTACTTACCATAATCAAATTATTGAGACTTTTGCTCTGGATTACTTCCGAGACCGTTGTCAAGTCTgtcctgaaaaataaaatatgaagaattaaTAATGTATAATTTAAAGTATCATATATAAAGAGTAATGTAGGCAATCAAATTGGAATTTTTACAAGTATACTTTAGCAGATACTAAATATAGAATTCTGAATTGTATAAATATTGTCTactgaaaatcaagctcgtgaaaaattacatactcgaGCTTGACTAGActtgatttaagatatttattgcttgacttgatatcaagctagtaaatattacttgagcttgatatacacgcgtcgcacggcaaatatttctcgtgcgcgcttagactaaaaaaaggggattcctcgagcgccgagagactgaagcattcgcctgtgtgactttattagtagttttctcccATTTCTGTGAAAtcaattggtagattttggtagtttcagatatatctttccaaacttggccaaaatggccaaggattttttaatCAACGGCAGCATCTTCAACtgctgttgaaagacaattttccagagctgctcttacagttaaaaaaacccgcaataggttaggcgacaaatctataagatgcctcatgtgtcttagatcctgaatggaaaattatgaaatcaaacaaagcctggaggtttctcagtaTCAAGAAACTTTGTTTATAATTATAGTGGTTTAATTTGTTTCtatatgaaaaagttgatattttcggttctttcataccaTAAGTTTATCAAGTCAATGCATCCCTAATTTCATTATAGAGAGTAAGCTATGCCACAACTGTCCAGATAGCAGACAATTCAAAACGggacctcttattggaaaaccttataCCATCACATCCTTAAGCATTTTCTGTAGAGTTTCCAACTAACTATTCAAaaccaaaatttcagaaataattgaaaGCAAAACCCCAGTTGCGATATCCCACCAAATTTTCGTCACTCAGTGTATTCTATTCGACCCATCTGAGGTTCAGGGTGATTTATTTTCGGGTAGAATTTCATTCCGTCAAAGTTCCGCATCTAGATAGACTCGATTGGTGAAAAATACCGTTCTTGCAGCGCCGTAGCGGCAGGTCGTGTGGCTATAAAACAGATGAAGGCAGATAAATGACAGCGATAAGCGATCCAACAAAATATACACCGAATAGGTGGTCTACCGTTAACTGCCTAGTATGACTCATCTGGTAGCCACACACCTCCAACCAAGCCAAAGTGGTTGTTTCCCTCTGGCTTATTAGATGGAAGGAAAATTGCCTTGCGTGATTTCCATGGATGTGTCGATATCGTAGAAGGCTCCCAAATTGAAGCGATGAGTTTTTTAAAACGTTCAGGCATCTATTTTTGATGAGGTAGAAAGGTCACTTGCTGTCATAAGTGTTATTGGGGTGAGTATATTTAGTTTAAATATTTATGGAGGATACTTATAAGTATAACGCTCCAAATTCCGATTTGAACGATACTGGAACACAAAAATATAGCCAAAAACTAAGAAACGAAGGAAATTTTGAGGCTTTTACAAAATCCCTATATAATTAGGAGGTCTATTTCTTCCTATATCCTCATAATTTTATATCAACAAGATTGCACTGTTtacacctcagagtaatgaacaaaGATAGAGGGAGCTAATGCTactttcagtaagcaaattttgtccccaacatgaactatcaaatttgacatgaagctcgcggaaatgaaaacatatcagtgataagatatttcactcaattcgcgagtttctccacaaagaacgcacttcttatgccccatggtgaatcaacgtttcgtattaactcaaaatatattgaaataaatatctaaatatatcagaaattcagaaaacaaacttcaagcgcgccaaacgacgtgaaacaaccgatgacattaggagagcaaaagttgccaaaccttggatttcagcaggtagatacaaaaaataatgaatattctgctcattataaattcgacaattaagaaaaatatcggattccaaatattcacatttgcattttcaatcgggaatcacttaaataaatatatttcattcagtataatattcattcttaACAAtatggtaaaattgtggatttaaaaatatatcacaatccgacaacgtaatctaaccatgttggaacataaaaaaattgcgtgtactccctctatctatgtttattactctatggtttacACCATCATAAGCATCGCCTCAAATTAAACAACTCTTCAGATAAAGCTATTTCTGGTTGAACTGCATTCTTCCTATGTTATTATTTAGTCCCATTAAACATTGTGGTAAGTACTTTTGATGATGTGACGGTTTGAATACTGACACCCTATTAACACATAAACAAAGCATAAAATCCAACAATTCAGAGGTGTCATTATTACATTAgaagaataaataaacattaGTAGTggcaaacaaaaataaatcatctgtTAAAGACGTCACGTACCACGTACTACTGGAGAATAATGGCATTGAATGCTTAACAAGCTTGAAGTGCACTTGAGCATACACCTATATGATTGCATCGCCAGCTTCATCTTTATTTACATCAtactttatgaaattttgaagcTATATTTAACATTTTGATTtagaagcgcacttctgattgaatggctacgtcaacaaacaaaactgccgcatttggagtgaagctaatcctcaagtgtatgtcgaaacaccgttacatccagaaaaactgaccgtttgatgcgctttataggctggtggaatcattggtccgtacttcttcaaaaacgatgatggccagagcattacagtcaatggtgatcggtatag includes:
- the LOC123677348 gene encoding aquaporin AQPAn.G-like — encoded protein: MGEATYEFTEEDQECDSRKEENALDYVRMGIGEFGCVFIIVFISCMGCIVGLSEETASHLQKCIAGGLSVMTAMQIFGHISGAHANPAVTVSAYFMNIVDGRKAVIYIACQVLGGITGYAVLLFATPKDLTLSGTHCITSPNPKITVMQAFLVEIVITFILVVAINCCWDYRCKKNLDSFAMRIGFVVTACALAAGPYTGASMNPARSIGPAVWQKNYDYLHIYILAPLIGGAISGLFYQHILLKPKN